atgcAGGGAGGAAACAGGCATCAAACCAAACAGACTAAACATTAAGAGCTAAATGAAGTCAGGCCGATACGTCACGGGACAcgtcacgcacgcacgcactaaAACAGCAGCACCACGAAACAACGAAGCAACAAACGTTCCccattaaaagaagaaaaacgcAACGATATTCCCACGACACTCAGGATGCCGGGGCACGCCAGCACCTTCCTGTCCCGCTCCGCTGGTCCAGCTCGCTTCGTACTTTTAGATTAACTCTTGTTTTACTGCGTCTTTATTCCTTACTTTTTAATGTGTTCTCTTCATTTTTTAGAACCTTCCAGAAGAACAGCGGCGACGGATGAGACGAAGACCTCGTTGACCGCGTCTCTACGGCGCTCAGCGTGACGGGAACCCCCCGTCCTCATTGGCTATCTTGGGTGGGGGAGGCGGGACAAGTCGTCTTCCTCTTATCTAAACTGCATAGATTGACTGTCCATCTCCCCCCCGCCGTTCACCTGTCAGTCAAACGTCACGTTTTAGGATCTAATTCAGCCAGAAACCAGAGGCCCTCCCCCCCGCTCTTTGGTTGGATAGATGTGACAAGACGGGGAGGCTGTTGTCATGGAAACCTGCCATGTTgcattgccccccccccccaaacacacaaacacacacatagtgttTTCTCAACCAATCGGCTGGCTGTGAAAGCAGTAGAGGTGGCAGGTCGGCCAGTCTGAGCTCATTTAATAGGCTGACTGAGGTGAATGACAGGAGAGAGCAACCAATGAGAGGAGGTCTAAAGGGGCGGCTGAGCCAATGGCGAGGTCGGTCCCTCCGTCCCACAAACAACAAGGTTGGTTCTACCAAAGCCAGCGGGTGCTCGTCCTGCGGGACAGCATTCCGGAAACAGCATTACTCATTCCACATTCCAGTATTACTGACAGCATTCCGGAACATTCCAGCATTACTGACAGCATTCCGGAACATTCCAGCATTACTGACAGCATTCCGGAACATTCCAGCATTACTGACAGCATTCTGGAACATTCCAGTATTACTGACAGCATTCCGGAACATTCCAGCATTACTGACAGCATTCCGGAATATTCCAGCATTACTGACAGCATTCTGGAACATTCCAGTATTACTGACAGCATTCCGGAACATTCCAGCATTACTGACAGCATTCCGGAATATTCCAGCATTACTGACAGCATTCCGGAACATTCCAGCATTACTGACAGCATTCCGGAATATTCCAGCATTACTGACAGCATTCTGGAACATTCCAGCATTACTGACAGCATTCCGGAATATTCCAGCATTACTGACAGCATTCCGGAATATTCCAGTATTACTGACAGCATTCCGGAACATTCCAGCATTACTGAATGCAGCGCGGAGTTCTAGAGCTCCAGAACGTTCTGACAGAGCTGTCTCAGAGTTGGACGTCCTCTAGTAGGACACGAACACGGCAAGCACATTCATTAAGAACGTGTTCCGTGACGTTCCAGAACGGGCTCAGTTCCAGAGCCTCCTCTAGGAAACACAGGTAATAAACTAAGAAATGAAGGTGGGTTCTGGAATGCTGGTCCCGTAGAAGCGGCACCCGGCAGCGGTCACCATCACTGTCCTCGGACACTCCCGAAAAACGAAAGAGACggttaaaaaataagaaaaaaggcaaaacaaaccaacaaacagtAAATGTCATCTTGTAGTTTTACAGGTCGCTAACCCAGCTGCTGCTTCATATGTTcatacatgtacatgtacatcTGTAATAAATAGGAGGTTTATTTCTACCCTCTTCTcgtatatgttgtgtttttacgtCAGCTATATTGTGATGgcgtttttattgtgttttttttgtctttgttttttgacCCCACCCAACCCCGTGGTGTTTCCTCTAGCTGTGATTGGTTCGGTATCTCTTCCTAGCTGATTGGTTATCTGTCTTGCATTTGTGTTTCAAGTTTTTgtgtcgtcgtcgtcgtcgtctgTGTTTCTTTTCTCTGCTGGCGGTCGGACGGTTGGTCGGTGTCGGTCGTCACGGTGGCTGGCGGCGGAGCGTCTTAGAAGCCCAGCGTGCCGCCGATGGTCGACGCCAGGACCACGCCCAGGATGACGCAGCAGATGATGATCATGATCTTCTTCTGCAGGGCgacagcagacacacaggtTGGTACGTTCTCTGTTTCTGGAGGCTGAActcctgtttctgttttctAATGAGGCGTTACCTTGCGGGCCTGGCTCTGGTATTTGACGGCCTTCTTGGTGTCGGAGACGGCTCGCTCCACGTAGTCCACGGAGTGTTCCACGTTGTACTCAATTCTGTCGATCATCTctccctaaacacacacacacacacacacacacacacacacacacacgtgcacggtGAGCATTAACCTGTGACGCCCCGCCCCCCTCCGACTCGCGGCCGTGCCGTGGCGTCTCACCTGGCTCTCCACCAGCATGGCCATGTCCACGAACATGTCGTGCAGCTCTCGGATGCTGTTCTCCAGCTTGATGATCTCGGTGTGTCGGGTCTCGATCTCGTTCAGAGCCTGCTTGGTCATCTGAGAGTCCATCTTGATCTGCAGGAGAGGACGCGTCCCAACACACATCATTCTACTCTGTTTTACATTCTAAAGAAAGAGAAACTAAAACTaatccaaaaataaatgaaagaatatacataaagattattatatacaacctaaaaatgatAGATAATACATTAGGGAATATGTTAGTTCAACTGTTTAAAAGTGTCATACTCACCACTCCGTTGCTCTGAGAGTCTTTTTAAACTAAGCTGCTTCTACTGCGCTGTTTGTTTG
This is a stretch of genomic DNA from Sebastes umbrosus isolate fSebUmb1 unplaced genomic scaffold, fSebUmb1.pri scaffold_169_arrow_ctg1, whole genome shotgun sequence. It encodes these proteins:
- the LOC119484356 gene encoding syntaxin-1B → MTEYNTTQSKYRDRCKDRIQRQLEITGRTTTNEELEDMLESGKLAIFTDDIKMDSQMTKQALNEIETRHTEIIKLENSIRELHDMFVDMAMLVESQGEMIDRIEYNVEHSVDYVERAVSDTKKAVKYQSQARKKKIMIIICCVILGVVLASTIGGTLGF